From one Ignavibacteriota bacterium genomic stretch:
- the asnS gene encoding asparagine--tRNA ligase, whose protein sequence is MKRDRIIDLQRREHAGGGVTIAGWVRTKRDSKEIVFLTINDGSTLAGIQGVVAAPLPNIDEVRKLSTGASVVLSGELVESPGGKQRFEIQVESVRILGTADPDTFPIQKKKMTLEYLRDIAHLRPRTNTFGAVFRIRHAAAFAIHRFFHERGFAWIHTPIITGADAEGAGAMFRVTTLDPAKPPLTEDGHVNYAEDFFGRETYLTVSGQLAVENYCSALGNVYTFGPTFRAENSNTTRHLAEFWMIEPEIAFADITDDMDLAEDFLKDVIGFVLANNREDLDFLAGMYDKDLVTRLESITGSTFVRITYTDAIDILQKSGETFQYPVSWGMDLQTEHERYLCERHFTDPVIVTDYPKEIKAFYMKMNDDGKTVRAMDILFPGVGEMVGGSQREDNLERLLARITELGMDPETYWWYLDLRRFGSHPHCGFGLGFERLVQFMTAMTNIRDVIPFPRTPKNADF, encoded by the coding sequence ATGAAACGCGACAGAATCATCGACTTGCAGCGACGCGAACACGCGGGCGGCGGCGTCACCATCGCGGGATGGGTGCGCACCAAACGCGACTCCAAAGAGATCGTGTTCCTCACCATCAACGACGGCAGCACGCTGGCCGGCATACAGGGCGTGGTGGCGGCACCGCTGCCGAATATCGACGAGGTGCGCAAACTCTCGACGGGCGCATCGGTGGTGCTGAGCGGTGAACTCGTCGAATCGCCGGGCGGCAAACAGCGCTTCGAGATACAGGTGGAATCGGTCCGCATCCTCGGCACCGCCGATCCCGACACCTTCCCGATACAAAAGAAAAAGATGACGCTCGAGTATCTGCGCGACATCGCGCATCTGCGTCCGCGCACGAATACCTTCGGCGCCGTGTTCCGGATCCGTCACGCGGCCGCCTTCGCCATCCATCGCTTTTTCCACGAGCGCGGCTTCGCCTGGATACACACGCCCATCATCACCGGCGCGGATGCCGAGGGCGCGGGTGCCATGTTCCGTGTCACCACGCTCGACCCCGCCAAGCCCCCGCTCACTGAGGACGGACACGTGAACTACGCCGAGGACTTCTTCGGCCGCGAAACGTATCTGACCGTCTCGGGCCAGCTCGCCGTCGAAAACTACTGCTCGGCTCTGGGCAATGTGTACACGTTCGGACCCACGTTCCGCGCCGAGAATTCGAACACCACGCGGCACCTCGCCGAGTTCTGGATGATCGAACCCGAAATCGCCTTCGCCGACATCACCGACGACATGGATCTGGCGGAGGATTTCCTCAAGGACGTGATCGGATTTGTGCTCGCGAACAATCGCGAGGATCTGGACTTCCTCGCCGGCATGTACGACAAGGATCTTGTGACACGACTCGAATCCATCACGGGCTCCACCTTCGTGCGAATCACCTACACCGACGCCATCGACATACTGCAGAAATCCGGCGAGACCTTCCAGTATCCCGTCTCGTGGGGAATGGATCTGCAGACCGAACACGAGCGCTACCTCTGCGAACGCCACTTCACCGATCCGGTCATCGTCACCGATTACCCGAAGGAGATCAAGGCGTTTTACATGAAGATGAACGACGACGGGAAAACCGTGCGCGCGATGGACATCCTTTTCCCCGGCGTGGGCGAGATGGTGGGCGGCTCGCAGCGCGAGGACAATCTCGAGCGTCTGCTCGCGCGTATCACCGAACTGGGCATGGACCCCGAAACCTACTGGTGGTACCTCGATCTGCGCCGCTTCGGTTCACATCCGCATTGCGGTTTCGGCCTCGGCTTCGAGCGCCTCGTGCAGTTTATGACCGCGATGACCAACATCCGCGACGTGATCCCCTTCCCGCGCACGCCGAAAAACGCGGACTTCTAA
- a CDS encoding inorganic diphosphatase codes for MNLADIPLGDRAPDIVPVVIEIPQKSRNKYLYDLKLEVFRLKRVLHAAVQYPTAYGFIPSTLFGDGEPVDAMVLCDEVLSPGVILQVRPIGMLAMEDEKMTDSKILTVPVGDPRYSDVTDIVHVSGHRLREIEHFFENYKHLEGKEVTSFGWSPCLFAKQAILHGMKEYQKHHAWKSAPDE; via the coding sequence ATGAACCTCGCCGACATCCCTCTGGGCGATCGCGCGCCCGACATCGTCCCCGTGGTCATCGAGATCCCGCAGAAAAGCCGGAACAAGTATCTCTACGACCTCAAGCTCGAGGTGTTCCGCCTCAAACGGGTGTTGCACGCGGCCGTGCAGTACCCGACGGCCTACGGCTTCATCCCCTCGACACTGTTTGGCGACGGTGAACCGGTGGACGCCATGGTGCTCTGCGACGAGGTGCTCTCGCCCGGTGTGATCCTGCAGGTGCGGCCCATCGGCATGCTCGCGATGGAGGACGAGAAAATGACCGACAGCAAAATCCTCACCGTGCCCGTCGGTGATCCGCGCTACAGCGACGTCACCGACATCGTGCATGTGTCCGGTCACCGCCTCCGCGAAATCGAACACTTCTTCGAAAACTACAAACACCTCGAGGGGAAAGAGGTGACCAGTTTCGGATGGAGCCCCTGCCTTTTTGCAAAACAGGCCATCCTCCATGGTATGAAAGAGTACCAGAAACACCACGCCTGGAAATCCGCCCCGGACGAATAA
- a CDS encoding ABC transporter ATP-binding protein — protein sequence MSIIISESLSKTYSPGSKTRAVAALADFSLTVNRGEIFGLLGPNGAGKTTFIKLLLSIVFPSGGSARLLGEPIGSVAVKSRVGYLPENHKYPPYLTGAQILRFFGRLGGLDGARIEKRITETLALVDMSQWQNMKVKKYSKGMMQRIGLAQALMNDPDLLILDEPTDGVDPQGRKEIRDILVRLQSEGKTIFLNSHLLSEVEQISSRVAILNKGRLVRSGTVRELTESEHVYLVAIEGALPDTLRMEWEATRVPASFNEGVITLSVDDLAALNAVIDRLRAAGVLIRSVARKRNSLEDVFIQVVSQEAA from the coding sequence ATGTCCATCATCATCTCCGAGAGTTTGTCGAAAACCTACTCGCCCGGTTCAAAAACCCGTGCGGTGGCGGCCCTCGCCGATTTCTCGTTGACCGTGAATCGCGGCGAGATATTCGGACTCCTTGGTCCGAATGGCGCGGGTAAAACAACCTTCATCAAGCTGCTGCTCTCGATCGTGTTCCCGAGCGGCGGCTCGGCGCGCCTGCTCGGCGAACCCATCGGTTCTGTCGCGGTGAAGAGCCGCGTCGGGTATCTGCCCGAGAATCACAAGTATCCGCCCTACCTGACGGGCGCCCAGATACTGCGCTTTTTCGGACGGCTGGGCGGTCTCGACGGCGCGCGTATCGAGAAACGGATCACCGAAACACTTGCGCTGGTCGACATGTCGCAGTGGCAAAACATGAAGGTGAAGAAGTATTCGAAGGGCATGATGCAGCGTATCGGCCTCGCGCAGGCGCTGATGAACGATCCGGATCTGCTGATACTCGACGAACCGACCGACGGTGTCGATCCGCAGGGCCGCAAGGAGATCCGCGACATCCTGGTCCGCCTGCAGTCCGAAGGAAAAACGATCTTCCTCAATTCGCATCTGTTGTCGGAGGTCGAACAGATCTCGTCGCGTGTGGCGATATTGAACAAGGGACGCCTTGTGCGCAGCGGCACCGTCCGCGAACTCACGGAAAGTGAACACGTGTATCTCGTCGCCATCGAGGGCGCGCTGCCCGACACGCTGCGTATGGAGTGGGAAGCGACACGCGTCCCCGCAAGTTTCAACGAGGGTGTGATCACGTTGTCGGTGGACGATCTCGCCGCGCTGAACGCGGTGATAGACCGGCTCCGCGCGGCGGGTGTGCTCATCCGCAGTGTCGCGCGCAAGCGGAATTCGCTCGAAGACGTGTTCATCCAGGTTGTCTCGCAGGAGGCCGCATGA
- a CDS encoding ABC transporter permease subunit: MKLFALIEDTVRSRITTVIVYFALATFFLVIGLIVAIFVDPASMVQSPGSAAKTQQGPMPIDLASLPGIIDFFLVGLAGFVHFSAILLSVFATAGIIPSTLEKGTVDLFLSKPISRAELLLGRFLGAILIVFVITAYFVFGAWLIVSIKTGYWNPGFLSIIVMVTVAYAVIYTAMMALGISTRSSAATIIIVFFYIYILAPILAMREVGIYAVVTNDVVRVVVDGLYYILPKSGEIGNITAALILKQSAVWMPLWSSALFGAAMYGLSLFLLRRKDF; the protein is encoded by the coding sequence ATGAAACTGTTCGCGCTCATCGAAGACACGGTGCGCAGCCGCATCACCACGGTGATCGTCTATTTCGCGCTGGCCACGTTTTTCCTGGTGATCGGACTCATCGTCGCGATCTTTGTCGACCCCGCGTCCATGGTGCAGTCCCCCGGATCCGCTGCAAAGACGCAGCAGGGTCCTATGCCCATCGACCTCGCATCCCTGCCCGGCATCATCGATTTCTTCCTCGTCGGTCTCGCGGGTTTTGTACACTTCTCCGCCATACTGCTCTCGGTCTTCGCCACCGCGGGGATCATCCCTTCCACGCTCGAGAAGGGCACGGTGGATCTTTTCCTCTCGAAGCCGATTTCACGCGCGGAGCTGCTGCTCGGACGTTTCCTCGGCGCCATCCTCATCGTCTTTGTTATTACCGCCTATTTTGTGTTCGGCGCCTGGCTCATCGTTTCCATCAAGACGGGCTACTGGAATCCGGGTTTCCTTTCCATCATCGTGATGGTCACCGTCGCGTACGCCGTCATCTACACGGCGATGATGGCGCTGGGCATCAGCACGCGCAGTTCCGCGGCCACCATCATCATCGTGTTTTTCTACATCTACATCCTTGCCCCCATACTCGCGATGCGCGAGGTCGGCATCTACGCCGTGGTGACAAACGACGTGGTGCGTGTTGTGGTGGACGGACTGTACTACATTCTCCCGAAATCCGGCGAAATCGGGAACATCACCGCTGCGCTCATACTCAAACAGAGCGCCGTGTGGATGCCCCTGTGGTCCAGCGCGCTTTTTGGCGCGGCGATGTACGGATTGAGTCTCTTCCTGCTGCGGCGCAAGGATTTCTAA
- the ccsA gene encoding cytochrome c biogenesis protein CcsA, translating to MYNIELGLYWTATALYALSFLLMLHFRRRGHVPMPGHALRMLQAAAAVHTATISVRALATGRLPFIDVYESISASCLIAVMLLMFLHQLDRIPSHHVSASALVFALLLLGAGAMMDAGNPLSANLYSTWLYIHATAATLSKSMFLVAAIGAASRLRPAHTGVAHTTAAVVRESDVWRLFLAGFLFHSIMLVSGALWADAAWGRYWGWDAVEVGCLGVWILVASVFHIRGLSIVSHRETAPLCIIGASVLAYFMLWVVGSIAPTIHIHG from the coding sequence ATGTATAACATCGAACTCGGGTTGTACTGGACTGCCACCGCTCTGTACGCACTGTCGTTTCTTCTCATGCTGCATTTTCGGAGGCGAGGACACGTTCCGATGCCGGGCCATGCGCTACGGATGCTGCAGGCGGCCGCCGCGGTGCATACGGCGACGATCAGTGTGCGCGCGCTGGCAACCGGGCGGCTCCCGTTCATCGATGTGTACGAGTCGATTTCCGCAAGTTGCCTCATCGCGGTCATGCTCCTGATGTTTTTGCATCAACTCGATCGAATCCCGTCGCACCATGTATCCGCTTCCGCGCTGGTGTTTGCGCTGCTGCTGCTCGGTGCGGGAGCGATGATGGACGCGGGTAATCCCCTGTCCGCAAACTTATACAGCACGTGGTTATATATACACGCCACCGCCGCAACACTGTCGAAGTCGATGTTTCTCGTTGCCGCGATCGGTGCCGCGTCGCGCCTTCGCCCGGCGCACACAGGCGTGGCACACACCACGGCAGCGGTTGTGCGAGAGTCCGATGTGTGGCGTCTTTTCCTTGCCGGATTCCTTTTCCACAGCATCATGCTTGTGTCGGGGGCTCTCTGGGCGGACGCCGCGTGGGGGAGATATTGGGGGTGGGACGCCGTTGAAGTGGGCTGTCTCGGCGTGTGGATTCTGGTCGCGTCGGTATTTCACATCCGGGGACTTTCCATTGTCTCGCACCGGGAAACTGCGCCGTTGTGTATTATAGGCGCCTCGGTTCTTGCATATTTTATGTTATGGGTCGTGGGATCCATCGCCCCGACGATTCACATTCATGGATGA
- a CDS encoding cytochrome c biogenesis protein ResB: MRFLISPRYILAQLFALMCLVVARYFESAESTESIVAQALLASLGVLTFSLLVSGISRTRNLLRRGLNDLHTRARSRTLFLDSAVRSDHIDAFLAGRAREHHRTGEAAVYVVSYGTAGPWSSVVLHFGLCIVFAGMIVNSLYSLEGVFSLTEGESVDVRGDRLRLVHTGALAGKIDEVSLRVNLAEFQKLYRVENTSTSSSLLAIQESGGWITQRVHVNTAIEARGYTIHQGTMWGYSPGLYIADSAGHVIFSGYMRIATILRDGNTRFADSTTLQDGTVLNIEFTPPATAGEYSGAAGVSNNTVPVISGFLSGNTFGRQLFHVALGKDTTISGITVAFPELRHWSQFGISRDPGLWIVVAGLVLCIAGITLRALVSYQRLVLIHDRQEGAAMIRLYFESEKPSEESDADVSAIVSALVSAAAVADPPLLLREADGGAHV, from the coding sequence TTGCGATTTCTGATATCCCCCCGTTATATACTCGCGCAGCTCTTCGCTCTGATGTGTCTTGTTGTTGCACGGTATTTTGAATCTGCGGAAAGCACGGAATCCATCGTCGCACAGGCATTGCTCGCATCGCTGGGTGTGCTGACATTCTCGCTGCTTGTCAGCGGAATATCGCGTACGCGCAACCTCCTGAGGCGCGGGCTGAATGACCTGCATACTCGTGCACGCAGCCGTACATTGTTTCTCGATTCCGCTGTCCGCTCCGATCACATCGACGCCTTTCTCGCAGGTCGCGCACGCGAACACCATCGCACGGGTGAAGCGGCTGTGTATGTCGTTTCGTATGGTACCGCAGGACCGTGGTCGTCGGTTGTGCTGCATTTCGGATTGTGTATTGTCTTTGCCGGGATGATTGTCAATTCCTTGTATTCCCTTGAGGGTGTGTTTTCTCTCACGGAAGGAGAATCGGTCGATGTGCGTGGCGACCGGCTGCGACTCGTGCATACAGGCGCGCTTGCGGGGAAAATTGACGAAGTATCATTGCGTGTGAATCTGGCGGAATTCCAGAAGTTGTACCGGGTGGAGAATACATCGACCTCTTCATCCCTTCTCGCGATTCAGGAGAGCGGCGGGTGGATCACACAACGTGTGCATGTGAACACAGCCATCGAAGCGCGCGGGTATACCATACACCAGGGAACGATGTGGGGGTATTCTCCCGGCCTCTATATCGCAGACTCGGCGGGGCATGTGATATTTTCCGGCTATATGCGCATCGCGACCATTCTGCGAGACGGCAACACGCGTTTTGCTGACAGCACGACCCTGCAGGACGGGACAGTGCTGAATATCGAATTTACTCCTCCGGCAACTGCTGGTGAATATTCCGGAGCGGCCGGAGTATCGAACAACACCGTGCCGGTCATCTCGGGATTCCTCTCCGGCAATACCTTCGGGCGTCAGCTATTTCACGTGGCATTGGGGAAGGACACAACCATTTCGGGTATCACGGTGGCATTTCCGGAACTGCGGCATTGGTCGCAGTTCGGAATAAGCAGGGATCCGGGACTGTGGATTGTTGTCGCCGGGCTGGTCTTGTGTATTGCGGGCATTACCCTCCGCGCGCTGGTGTCGTATCAGCGCCTTGTCCTGATCCACGATCGTCAGGAGGGCGCCGCGATGATCCGTCTGTACTTCGAGTCCGAAAAACCATCCGAGGAAAGCGACGCGGATGTATCAGCGATTGTCTCGGCGCTTGTCAGCGCTGCCGCTGTTGCGGATCCACCCCTGCTCCTGCGGGAAGCCGACGGAGGTGCGCATGTATAA
- a CDS encoding cytochrome c3 family protein — translation MKNRLDIILLIACLLVGLSESQAQDFFTLLYPRENPRVSKVRTVSVIGRSDSKDIARIRLLTPARASIWLRMSTKEDKDGFASAVKALFPERFLLSKAVFTMLYPQANKENRQELTFALESNTGLKEFWASEQFKNIYASLFRHSIASVRVEIEGWTAEITETGNASSHIASTGIFVLPTTLTPGSNSLVLQGLDEKGKVLQSAEAVFFVPTEFLPIPSSVGEIPYFHSTVYSETCADCHAIDIPASAAGGGSSMKEYCGPCHAPMVTRKNAHAPVTDWDCLTCHDAAAKQPFALHANKDFGTAVCGECHGDATEAVEKSETQHFPATDRCMQCHDPHGTDERALLVDKVNTICASCHAEMAKTPHPIANHPLTTVERPSTQVRRLDCASCHLPHASALPKLVRGTGMALCSTCHDY, via the coding sequence ATGAAAAATCGGCTTGATATCATTCTGCTCATTGCGTGTCTACTGGTCGGCCTCTCGGAAAGCCAGGCACAGGATTTCTTCACGCTTCTGTATCCACGCGAGAATCCACGCGTCTCGAAGGTACGGACAGTGTCGGTCATCGGGCGGTCGGACTCGAAGGACATCGCGCGTATCCGTCTGTTGACGCCAGCCCGTGCCTCGATTTGGTTGCGCATGTCGACCAAGGAGGACAAGGATGGATTTGCATCCGCGGTCAAAGCGCTGTTCCCTGAACGATTTCTCCTGAGCAAAGCGGTATTCACCATGTTGTACCCTCAGGCGAACAAGGAGAACCGTCAGGAATTGACGTTTGCCCTCGAGAGCAACACGGGGCTCAAGGAATTTTGGGCGAGCGAGCAGTTCAAGAACATATACGCGTCGCTGTTCCGGCATTCAATCGCGAGTGTCCGCGTGGAAATCGAGGGGTGGACGGCCGAAATCACCGAGACGGGAAACGCGTCCTCCCATATCGCGAGCACCGGGATTTTTGTGCTTCCTACCACACTGACCCCGGGCAGCAACAGTCTTGTGCTGCAAGGGCTTGATGAGAAGGGGAAAGTGCTTCAAAGCGCCGAGGCGGTATTTTTTGTGCCCACCGAATTTCTTCCGATACCGTCCTCTGTTGGAGAAATTCCGTATTTCCACAGTACCGTATACTCGGAGACCTGCGCCGACTGCCATGCCATCGACATTCCCGCCTCCGCCGCCGGCGGGGGCTCGTCGATGAAGGAGTACTGCGGACCCTGCCACGCACCCATGGTCACGCGAAAAAACGCGCACGCACCCGTTACGGACTGGGATTGCCTTACCTGCCACGATGCGGCGGCGAAGCAGCCGTTCGCGCTTCATGCGAACAAGGATTTCGGCACGGCCGTCTGCGGCGAGTGCCATGGCGACGCCACCGAAGCCGTGGAAAAAAGCGAGACACAGCATTTCCCCGCGACGGATCGATGTATGCAGTGTCACGATCCGCATGGCACCGACGAACGCGCGTTGCTCGTCGATAAGGTAAATACGATCTGCGCATCGTGTCACGCCGAGATGGCCAAGACACCTCATCCGATCGCCAACCATCCTCTGACGACGGTCGAACGTCCCTCGACACAGGTGCGTCGCCTCGATTGCGCATCGTGCCACCTGCCCCACGCATCCGCCCTCCCAAAACTTGTGCGCGGGACCGGCATGGCCCTGTGTTCCACCTGTCACGATTATTGA
- a CDS encoding SUMF1/EgtB/PvdO family nonheme iron enzyme yields the protein MCVSVCVFAGCDTGTDTKNPPSTFIEMVTLNGGAFRMGNINGSGGQQDELPVHQVTVHPFMISRCEVTQELYVRATGRNPSIHTGVAKLPVENIDWYEAVAFCNSLSALENFTPCYTGITERNVQCDFGANGYRLPTEAEWEFACRAGTSTEYSSGDNVNALSVVGWHAGNSEGTTHPVGEREANGFGLFDMHGNVLEWCWDWYSASAYGANAVQDPRGPASGAEKVLRGGSAFLLATNHRSSCRSAYLTPGTKRRDTGMRVVRSIP from the coding sequence GTGTGCGTTTCTGTCTGTGTGTTCGCGGGCTGTGATACGGGCACCGACACCAAGAATCCACCGAGCACCTTCATCGAAATGGTGACGTTGAATGGCGGAGCCTTCCGCATGGGAAATATCAACGGATCCGGGGGACAGCAAGACGAGCTTCCCGTGCATCAGGTGACTGTGCATCCGTTCATGATCTCGCGGTGCGAAGTGACACAGGAACTCTACGTGCGAGCAACCGGGCGTAATCCGAGCATCCACACAGGTGTCGCAAAACTGCCCGTCGAAAACATCGACTGGTACGAGGCCGTGGCCTTTTGCAACTCACTCAGCGCGCTCGAGAATTTTACGCCGTGTTACACGGGCATCACCGAACGAAACGTGCAGTGTGATTTCGGCGCCAATGGATACCGGCTTCCGACAGAGGCCGAGTGGGAATTCGCATGTCGTGCAGGGACGAGCACGGAGTACTCATCCGGTGACAATGTCAACGCGCTGTCGGTTGTGGGTTGGCATGCGGGGAATTCCGAAGGCACGACACACCCCGTCGGGGAAAGGGAGGCGAATGGGTTCGGCCTGTTCGACATGCATGGCAATGTGCTGGAATGGTGCTGGGATTGGTATTCGGCGTCGGCATACGGGGCAAATGCTGTGCAGGACCCGCGGGGCCCTGCGTCAGGCGCGGAAAAGGTGCTCCGCGGAGGATCAGCATTTCTGCTGGCGACAAATCACCGTTCATCATGCCGCAGCGCGTATCTGACGCCGGGAACAAAAAGGCGCGACACAGGCATGCGCGTGGTCCGCAGTATTCCTTAA
- a CDS encoding cytochrome C: protein MRQCIAALLFLAVFAGTAGAQITGSSHDFKNSTTYTWNTTGEICVTCHAPHNAAQKTQGPLWNHAVSTASYTMYDNTSTGANKTTGTQNSTAPTSLGSASKICMACHDGSVGLGNFGGTTTNTTYLTGSALLGTALDDDHPISITYNSALATADGELADPSTTNVTLYGASTPQGLLKDHMLYNDKIECASCHDVHNKSGSSTSLLKKSNSASALCLTCHTK, encoded by the coding sequence ATGAGACAATGCATCGCAGCACTTCTTTTCCTCGCCGTGTTTGCAGGCACGGCCGGTGCACAAATCACCGGTTCCTCGCACGATTTCAAAAACTCCACGACGTACACGTGGAACACGACCGGAGAAATCTGCGTCACGTGTCATGCACCGCATAACGCGGCGCAGAAGACGCAGGGTCCGCTCTGGAACCACGCGGTATCCACGGCGAGCTACACGATGTACGACAACACGTCGACGGGAGCCAACAAGACCACCGGGACCCAGAACTCGACCGCACCGACAAGTCTCGGTTCTGCGTCGAAAATCTGCATGGCCTGCCATGACGGCTCCGTCGGCCTCGGTAATTTTGGCGGTACCACAACCAACACGACGTATCTCACCGGTTCCGCCCTTCTTGGAACGGCGCTCGATGATGATCACCCGATCAGCATCACCTACAACTCGGCGCTTGCGACCGCGGACGGAGAGCTTGCGGATCCGTCGACAACAAACGTGACTTTGTACGGTGCAAGCACGCCGCAGGGTCTGCTGAAAGATCACATGCTCTACAATGACAAAATCGAGTGTGCGAGCTGCCACGACGTACACAACAAGAGCGGCAGCTCGACAAGTCTGCTCAAGAAGAGCAATTCGGCGAGCGCTCTCTGCCTCACCTGCCACACCAAGTAA
- a CDS encoding response regulator, producing the protein MRWVLGTAFAASGFNPVEAESVEYALQVLRGQQIDIVLTDMELNDGCGCMITDAAFDKDPTIPVIMISARHESGLGLCTNRGNISDFIPKPFDVDVVVRRVTTLMHCSQTSLSPHISDPHLDQSHPTQSIPGGFSQ; encoded by the coding sequence TTGCGCTGGGTTCTCGGTACCGCCTTCGCAGCGTCGGGATTCAACCCCGTCGAAGCGGAGTCGGTCGAGTATGCGTTGCAGGTACTCCGTGGCCAGCAGATCGACATTGTACTCACGGACATGGAGCTGAACGACGGCTGTGGTTGTATGATCACCGACGCGGCGTTCGACAAGGATCCGACAATCCCGGTTATCATGATCAGTGCGAGACATGAATCAGGCTTAGGCCTCTGCACAAACAGGGGCAATATCTCGGACTTTATTCCCAAGCCATTCGATGTTGATGTCGTGGTGCGCCGTGTCACAACCTTGATGCATTGTTCACAGACTTCACTCTCTCCACATATCTCTGATCCGCACTTAGATCAGTCTCATCCCACCCAATCCATTCCTGGAGGTTTTTCACAATGA
- a CDS encoding sigma-54-dependent Fis family transcriptional regulator: protein MRPESILIVDDERLLRWAVREELTAAGFTVHEAQSAAEARAVFEQVEPDLVLLDQILEDEDGLAVLAFIRTTAPDIPVIMITAVDTSDVAVRAMKLGAYDYVTKPINFEELHLLIGRALEQTLVHRQYRAALQEQVREGGVFGIIGASDGMKRIISTVMKFAGATASTVLLTGESGTGKEVVARALHSLGDRKDKAFVTVNCASIPRTLMESELFGHERGAFTDARARHKGVFELAHGGTLFLDEIGDLPLELQAVLLRALEEKTFRRVGGEHDIGVDVRIIAATNQNLETLIEKGQFRQDLYYRLDVMHIELPPLRTRGTDILLLAHHFLQEFNTKFRKEYKGLSEETKKLFLSYSWPGNVRELRNVIERAAFLDDGEYIFSHSVQLGHLHSLETPVVHEATIASTAESLDELERNAIKRALGACDNNQSQAARLLQISRDTLRYRMKKHGIT from the coding sequence ATGCGTCCGGAATCGATATTGATTGTCGACGACGAGCGACTGTTGCGCTGGGCGGTGAGGGAAGAACTGACCGCTGCGGGATTTACCGTGCATGAAGCCCAAAGCGCCGCTGAGGCGCGCGCGGTTTTCGAACAGGTCGAGCCGGATCTGGTTCTATTGGATCAAATACTCGAGGACGAAGACGGGCTCGCGGTGCTGGCCTTCATTCGAACAACCGCGCCCGACATACCGGTCATCATGATCACAGCCGTCGACACGTCGGATGTGGCAGTGCGCGCCATGAAACTCGGAGCATACGACTATGTCACCAAGCCGATCAACTTCGAGGAGTTGCACCTGCTCATCGGTCGCGCGCTCGAGCAGACCCTGGTGCATCGACAATATCGCGCAGCGCTTCAGGAACAAGTGAGGGAAGGCGGCGTCTTCGGCATCATCGGCGCGTCCGACGGGATGAAACGCATCATTTCGACCGTGATGAAATTTGCCGGCGCCACGGCATCAACAGTGCTGTTAACCGGAGAGAGTGGTACCGGGAAAGAAGTTGTGGCGCGCGCCCTTCATTCATTGGGCGATAGAAAGGACAAGGCCTTTGTGACTGTGAACTGCGCGTCGATACCGCGTACGCTGATGGAGAGCGAACTGTTCGGTCACGAGAGGGGCGCCTTCACGGACGCGCGTGCGCGTCACAAGGGTGTTTTCGAATTGGCACACGGCGGCACACTGTTTCTTGATGAGATCGGCGATTTGCCCCTCGAACTGCAGGCCGTTCTGCTCCGCGCGCTCGAGGAGAAAACATTTCGACGCGTCGGAGGCGAGCACGATATCGGAGTTGACGTGCGCATCATCGCGGCCACGAATCAGAACCTCGAGACATTGATCGAGAAAGGGCAATTCCGGCAGGATCTGTACTACCGGCTCGACGTCATGCACATCGAACTCCCGCCGCTCCGCACGCGCGGCACCGACATATTGCTGCTCGCGCATCACTTCCTGCAGGAATTCAATACCAAGTTCCGAAAAGAGTACAAGGGTCTGAGCGAAGAAACAAAAAAGCTGTTTCTCTCCTATTCCTGGCCGGGCAATGTTCGCGAGTTGCGGAATGTTATCGAACGCGCGGCGTTTCTTGACGACGGCGAGTACATCTTCTCCCATTCCGTACAGCTCGGGCATCTCCACTCACTCGAAACGCCCGTCGTTCATGAAGCGACAATCGCCTCGACCGCTGAATCGCTGGACGAGCTTGAACGGAACGCCATCAAACGCGCGCTTGGGGCATGTGATAATAACCAATCACAAGCGGCGCGGCTTCTCCAGATCAGCAGGGACACGTTACGCTACAGAATGAAGAAGCACGGGATTACGTAA
- a CDS encoding cold shock domain-containing protein, with the protein MERGKVKWFNNAKGFGFIERDGLPDIFVHYRSIIGEGYKKLKTGEEVSFEIDESTRGPQAVNVQRIDGDTEV; encoded by the coding sequence GTGGAACGTGGAAAAGTAAAATGGTTCAACAACGCAAAAGGATTTGGATTTATTGAAAGAGACGGTTTGCCGGATATTTTTGTCCACTATCGCTCGATCATTGGCGAAGGGTACAAAAAGTTGAAAACCGGTGAAGAAGTCTCGTTCGAGATCGACGAGAGCACACGCGGCCCGCAGGCGGTGAATGTCCAGCGGATCGACGGTGATACAGAAGTGTAG